In Flavobacterium endoglycinae, one DNA window encodes the following:
- a CDS encoding alpha-ketoacid dehydrogenase subunit alpha/beta produces the protein MIFYRQNLSDEKLLDLYKKILKPRLIEEKMLILIRQGKVSKWFSGIGQEAIAVGVTSVLDDSEYVLPMHRNLGVFTTRNIPLHRLFSQWQGKANGFTKGRDRSFHFGTQEYNIIGMISHLGPQLGIADGIALADKLRDNKKITAVFTGEGATSEGDFHEALNIAAVWKLPVMFIIENNGYGLSTPTNEQYSCENLADKGIGYGIESWIIDGNNIVEVYNKLSQLKQEMQENPHPVLLEFKTFRMRGHEEASGTKYVPQELMDQWELRDPVTNYKKYLTEIGVLTEELDEQFRSQIKQEIDENWAMANAEPEIEPTYSGELDDVYKPFQYEEYTHDSETTNIRFIDAIRNSLEQSMWRHKNLVIMGQDIAEYGGAFKITDGFVDAFGKDRIRNTPICESAVVSAGMGLSINGYKAIVEMQFADFVSTGFNPIVNLLAKSHYRWGENADVVVRMPCGGGTQAGPFHSQTNEAWFTKTPGLKVVYPAFPYDAKGLLNTAINDPNPVLFFEHKQLYRSIYQDVPTDYYTIPFGKAALVKEGKSVTIISFGAPVHWALETLAKNPDIDADLIDLRTLQPLDTETIFDSVKKTGKAIIYQEDTMFGGIASDISALIMENCFEYLDAPVKRVASLDSPIPFTKALEDQFLAKNRFEETLLELLKY, from the coding sequence ATGATCTTTTACAGACAAAATCTTTCTGATGAAAAACTATTAGATTTATATAAAAAAATCCTGAAACCCCGTTTAATTGAAGAGAAAATGCTCATTTTGATCCGACAAGGAAAAGTATCAAAATGGTTTTCAGGAATAGGACAGGAGGCAATCGCAGTAGGGGTAACTTCTGTTTTAGACGATTCTGAATATGTTTTACCCATGCACCGAAATCTTGGTGTTTTCACTACCCGAAATATTCCGCTTCACCGACTTTTTTCGCAATGGCAGGGAAAAGCTAATGGCTTTACAAAAGGACGCGACAGAAGTTTTCATTTTGGAACTCAAGAATATAACATTATAGGAATGATTTCGCATTTAGGTCCGCAGCTAGGAATTGCCGACGGAATTGCCTTAGCAGATAAATTACGAGATAATAAAAAAATAACCGCCGTTTTTACCGGAGAAGGAGCAACTAGTGAAGGAGATTTTCATGAAGCTCTAAATATTGCTGCAGTTTGGAAACTTCCGGTAATGTTTATTATTGAAAATAATGGTTACGGACTTTCAACACCAACAAACGAGCAATATTCTTGCGAAAATCTGGCCGATAAAGGAATTGGTTACGGTATTGAAAGCTGGATTATTGACGGAAATAATATTGTAGAAGTTTACAATAAATTATCGCAGTTAAAGCAAGAAATGCAGGAGAATCCGCATCCGGTTTTATTGGAATTTAAAACCTTCAGAATGCGTGGCCATGAAGAGGCGAGCGGTACTAAATATGTTCCTCAGGAATTAATGGATCAATGGGAACTTAGAGATCCTGTTACCAATTATAAAAAATATCTAACCGAAATTGGAGTTCTTACAGAAGAACTTGATGAACAATTTCGTTCTCAAATCAAACAAGAAATTGACGAAAATTGGGCAATGGCAAATGCCGAACCTGAAATAGAACCTACTTACAGCGGAGAATTAGATGACGTATACAAACCATTTCAATATGAAGAATATACCCATGATTCTGAAACCACAAATATTCGATTTATTGATGCTATTCGCAACAGTTTAGAGCAATCTATGTGGCGCCATAAAAATCTCGTTATTATGGGACAGGACATTGCTGAATATGGTGGAGCTTTTAAAATTACAGATGGTTTTGTTGATGCTTTTGGAAAAGACAGAATACGAAACACGCCAATTTGCGAAAGCGCTGTTGTTTCCGCAGGAATGGGATTGTCTATAAACGGATATAAAGCAATTGTAGAAATGCAGTTTGCTGATTTTGTTTCTACAGGTTTTAATCCGATTGTGAATTTGTTAGCAAAATCGCATTACCGCTGGGGCGAAAATGCCGATGTGGTGGTTCGTATGCCTTGCGGAGGCGGAACTCAGGCAGGACCTTTTCATTCGCAGACAAACGAAGCTTGGTTTACCAAAACACCTGGTTTAAAAGTGGTGTATCCAGCATTTCCGTATGATGCAAAAGGATTGTTGAATACTGCTATAAATGATCCAAATCCTGTTTTATTTTTCGAACACAAACAGCTTTACAGAAGTATTTACCAAGATGTTCCAACGGATTATTACACCATTCCATTTGGAAAAGCAGCTTTGGTAAAAGAAGGAAAATCGGTTACTATTATTTCTTTTGGTGCGCCGGTACACTGGGCACTAGAAACTTTAGCAAAAAATCCAGATATCGATGCTGATTTAATTGATTTAAGAACCTTACAGCCACTTGATACTGAAACTATTTTTGATTCGGTTAAGAAGACAGGAAAAGCTATCATTTATCAAGAAGATACTATGTTTGGCGGAATTGCCAGTGATATTTCGGCTTTAATTATGGAAAATTGCTTCGAATATCTTGACGCTCCAGTAAAAAGAGTGGCCAGTTTAGATTCGCCAATTCCGTTTACAAAAGCATTAGAAGATCAGTTTTTAGCTAAAAATAGATTTGAAGAAACTTTATTAGAGCTTTTAAAATACTAA
- a CDS encoding quinone oxidoreductase family protein, whose product MKAAVVYKKGSLPKFVEFSNPIAANENEVLLSVKAVAITNLDKGIVSGEHYSSENENQNGTVIGSDAVGLLENGTKVYARGISGTIAEKALVEKNRMVVLPDGIDLSIAAAMPNAVAGSAMALRFRAEIQPGDTVLINGATGFTGQMAVQVAKYYGAKKIIVTGRNEKTLQSLLELGADEILYLKQDDERFVSQLKEIHQNTPIDIVLDYLWGYSAELILSVLKGNGNFTHKTRYVSIGSMSGDTIQLSAQILRSVDLQLSGSGLGSWKKEEVKLLFSEILPEIFLLASQNKLKINIEKVNIADIEKMWNTEVPDGKRLVVMV is encoded by the coding sequence ATGAAAGCAGCAGTAGTGTATAAAAAAGGCAGTCTGCCAAAATTTGTAGAATTTTCTAATCCAATCGCAGCAAATGAAAACGAAGTTTTACTTTCGGTTAAAGCAGTTGCTATTACAAATTTAGATAAGGGAATTGTCAGTGGGGAACATTATTCTTCAGAAAATGAAAATCAAAACGGCACTGTAATTGGCAGCGATGCCGTTGGTTTACTAGAAAACGGAACAAAAGTATATGCTCGAGGAATTTCGGGAACAATTGCAGAAAAGGCTCTCGTCGAAAAAAATAGAATGGTTGTATTGCCTGATGGAATCGATCTGTCAATAGCCGCGGCAATGCCAAATGCAGTTGCGGGCTCAGCAATGGCGCTTCGTTTTAGAGCCGAAATACAGCCGGGAGATACTGTTTTAATTAACGGAGCAACTGGTTTTACAGGTCAAATGGCTGTTCAGGTTGCGAAATATTACGGAGCAAAGAAAATAATTGTAACCGGCAGAAATGAAAAAACATTGCAAAGTCTTTTAGAGTTAGGAGCCGATGAAATTCTTTATTTGAAACAAGATGATGAACGTTTTGTTTCTCAGCTGAAGGAAATTCATCAAAATACACCAATTGATATTGTTTTGGATTATTTATGGGGGTATTCAGCTGAATTAATTCTTTCTGTTTTAAAAGGAAACGGGAATTTTACTCACAAAACCAGATACGTTTCAATCGGTTCTATGTCTGGTGATACAATTCAATTATCAGCACAAATCTTACGAAGTGTTGATCTTCAGTTATCTGGATCGGGATTAGGCAGCTGGAAAAAAGAGGAAGTGAAACTATTATTTTCTGAAATACTTCCAGAAATTTTTCTTTTAGCTTCTCAAAATAAATTAAAAATAAATATCGAAAAAGTGAATATAGCTGACATTGAAAAAATGTGGAATACAGAAGTTCCAGATGGCAAAAGACTGGTAGTTATGGTTTAA
- a CDS encoding Crp/Fnr family transcriptional regulator, producing the protein MFNQFRNKFPITDEKWYEYISYFNRIEVSTKTVLIDEGEVSKKLFIIEKGCVRVWFNNNGKDLTSQFFFENQSVASIESFIKKFPSPVVVETIEPSVLWWIHKNDLDKIIEEIKEIPQLRDKLIDMLFQRTFDYMKHFFSFIKDSPTQRYLNLIEEKPQIVQRVPQHYIASYLGVSTVHLSRIKSQLLQKK; encoded by the coding sequence ATGTTTAATCAATTCCGAAATAAATTCCCTATAACTGATGAGAAATGGTATGAATACATTAGTTATTTCAATCGTATAGAAGTTTCTACAAAGACAGTACTAATAGATGAAGGCGAAGTTTCTAAAAAACTTTTTATAATTGAGAAAGGTTGCGTTAGAGTCTGGTTTAATAATAATGGAAAAGATTTGACTTCGCAGTTCTTTTTTGAAAACCAAAGCGTAGCTTCGATTGAAAGTTTTATAAAAAAATTTCCAAGTCCGGTTGTCGTAGAAACAATTGAACCTTCTGTTTTGTGGTGGATCCATAAAAACGATCTAGATAAAATTATAGAAGAAATTAAAGAAATTCCACAGCTTAGAGATAAATTGATTGATATGCTTTTTCAAAGAACATTTGATTACATGAAGCACTTTTTTTCTTTTATAAAGGACTCCCCTACCCAACGTTATCTCAATTTGATTGAAGAAAAACCGCAAATCGTTCAGCGTGTTCCTCAGCATTATATTGCTTCTTATTTGGGAGTAAGCACAGTTCATTTAAGCCGAATCAAAAGTCAATTACTGCAAAAAAAATAA
- a CDS encoding glyoxalase has protein sequence MADRDTFLREFRGETLGTVSAQSSPDEIFQNQTIRPILKLQNDLFVAVFINYVNKNKADFYSYSVEKKLQTIENSIQKDIKFRNSLKGIIMALFTVEEYNTYIQNSSDLNKRMMNLLIERLKNQVQLFEVEAK, from the coding sequence ATGGCAGATAGAGACACTTTTTTAAGAGAATTCAGAGGCGAAACTTTAGGAACCGTAAGTGCTCAATCTTCACCAGATGAGATCTTCCAAAACCAGACGATCAGGCCGATTTTAAAACTGCAGAACGACTTATTTGTGGCAGTATTTATTAATTACGTAAATAAAAACAAAGCTGATTTTTACTCGTATTCGGTTGAAAAGAAACTACAGACAATCGAAAACTCAATTCAAAAAGATATCAAGTTCCGAAATTCTTTAAAAGGAATCATCATGGCACTTTTTACAGTGGAAGAATACAATACGTATATTCAAAACTCATCAGATTTGAATAAACGCATGATGAATTTATTAATTGAAAGATTAAAAAATCAAGTGCAATTGTTTGAAGTAGAGGCTAAATAA